One genomic region from Pseudomonas hormoni encodes:
- a CDS encoding tyrosine-type recombinase/integrase, protein MTKDILAALAVFHLDTPDAPWAAIKERLSFVALNALSLAHTDASLSAYESIYGDLQENLSLATAHMPLSLDRHRGTIGAQRILEASLKRLKGDSKDLVDIVDSLDGIVGSGPAQSLKATQEALHWDDLYPVYLKEKAGDIKQATLDGYESNYKQVSEALEVVGVTNLRVHTRSDLIAMRDELLESRKASTVNNLITQFTSVMTWAVDNDYIAKAYTSKLKLAKGAESSRIPFERSQVETLMAHAETLPTDSWERWGLSLLAVTGARAREITQLNTKDIQEIEGFTCVSIREEAEGQSVKNKYSVRVVPLVDGALGFDLEAFKAALAGPKPPLPTYHEVNNIQARKKLGAVLKEVLPNKSEHQTLHSLRHHMASSFKTKGVPVAYAQALLGHSTGTLAYDTYGGTSIPVASLAGVIEGALKAA, encoded by the coding sequence TTGACCAAAGACATACTTGCCGCCCTTGCAGTGTTCCACCTTGATACACCTGATGCTCCGTGGGCTGCCATCAAAGAGCGCCTATCCTTCGTGGCTCTTAACGCACTCTCACTGGCTCACACAGACGCCTCCCTGTCGGCCTATGAGTCCATCTATGGGGACCTACAGGAGAACCTGAGTTTGGCTACGGCCCATATGCCTCTGTCCTTGGATCGACACAGAGGGACTATTGGGGCTCAACGAATTCTCGAAGCATCCCTTAAGCGTCTCAAAGGGGACTCGAAGGACCTTGTAGATATCGTTGATAGCCTTGATGGGATTGTGGGGAGTGGGCCAGCACAATCACTCAAAGCAACCCAAGAGGCGCTCCATTGGGACGATCTCTATCCGGTGTATCTGAAGGAGAAGGCTGGGGACATCAAACAAGCCACGCTCGACGGTTACGAGAGTAACTACAAGCAAGTGAGCGAAGCGTTAGAGGTAGTCGGGGTGACCAACCTAAGGGTTCACACTCGGTCCGACCTTATCGCTATGCGGGATGAACTGTTGGAGAGTCGTAAGGCTTCGACGGTGAATAACCTGATCACTCAGTTCACTTCGGTCATGACCTGGGCTGTAGATAATGACTACATCGCTAAGGCGTACACCTCGAAGCTCAAGCTTGCTAAAGGTGCAGAAAGCTCCCGTATCCCATTCGAGCGTTCCCAGGTAGAAACCCTGATGGCACACGCTGAAACTCTACCGACTGATAGTTGGGAGCGTTGGGGTCTCTCTTTGCTTGCTGTGACAGGGGCAAGGGCACGAGAAATCACCCAACTGAACACCAAAGACATTCAAGAGATTGAAGGATTCACCTGTGTCAGCATCCGAGAGGAAGCCGAAGGTCAGTCTGTTAAGAACAAATACAGCGTCCGGGTGGTGCCCCTGGTAGACGGTGCATTAGGGTTTGACCTTGAGGCGTTCAAAGCTGCCCTCGCTGGTCCTAAGCCGCCACTCCCAACCTATCACGAGGTCAACAACATCCAGGCTCGTAAGAAGCTCGGAGCAGTTCTCAAGGAAGTCCTACCGAACAAGTCAGAACACCAGACACTCCACTCTCTACGGCACCATATGGCGTCCTCATTCAAGACTAAAGGCGTTCCTGTTGCATACGCACAGGCTCTCTTAGGGCACTCAACGGGGACTCTCGCATATGACACATACGGCGGAACGAGCATCCCTGTAGCCTCCCTGGCGGGAGTCATTGAGGGTGCCTTAAAGGCAGCCTAA